The Dehalogenimonas sp. 4OHTPN genome window below encodes:
- the rpsE gene encoding 30S ribosomal protein S5, whose translation MVKAVISKIDAQELSLNDKLIFINRVTKVVKGGKRMAFSALVVTGDGAGHVGVGMGKAKEVPVAIAKASAIAKKNLIKVDMNGTTIHHEIRIKYGAAEVFLKPAAPGTGIIAGGSVRAVLETAGIKDILTKSMGSPNKVNVARATIAALAAVKNPAETLAKRRAGTSAEEVVGG comes from the coding sequence ATGGTAAAAGCGGTTATTTCTAAGATTGATGCACAGGAGCTGTCGCTGAATGACAAGCTCATATTCATCAACCGGGTGACCAAAGTGGTCAAGGGCGGCAAACGGATGGCCTTTTCCGCTCTCGTCGTTACCGGCGACGGCGCCGGTCATGTCGGCGTGGGTATGGGGAAGGCCAAAGAAGTTCCGGTAGCTATCGCCAAGGCTTCAGCGATCGCCAAGAAAAACCTGATCAAAGTTGATATGAACGGCACCACCATCCATCATGAAATTCGGATAAAATACGGCGCTGCCGAGGTATTTTTAAAGCCAGCCGCTCCGGGAACCGGTATCATCGCCGGCGGCAGTGTCCGGGCGGTACTGGAGACGGCCGGGATTAAAGATATTCTCACCAAATCCATGGGCAGTCCCAATAAGGTCAACGTTGCCCGGGCGACCATAGCCGCTTTAGCGGCGGTCAAAAACCCCGCAGAAACTCTGGCCAAGCGGCGCGCCGGAACTTCCGCTGAGGAGGTAGTCGGTGGCTAA
- the rpmD gene encoding 50S ribosomal protein L30 yields the protein MAKIAITWVKSGIKYKFDQKDTLESLGLKRMNQTVVQEDNQAIRGMIQKVRHLVAVSEAE from the coding sequence GTGGCTAAGATAGCAATTACCTGGGTTAAAAGCGGCATAAAATACAAGTTCGACCAGAAGGACACCCTGGAGTCCCTGGGTCTTAAAAGAATGAACCAGACAGTTGTCCAGGAAGATAACCAGGCTATTCGGGGCATGATTCAGAAAGTCAGGCATCTGGTGGCTGTCTCGGAGGCGGAATAA
- the rplO gene encoding 50S ribosomal protein L15 — MKEHELFPSPGASKNRKRVGRGDASGHGNYSGRGYKGQKARAGGRIRPGFEGGQNPLIKKLPQKRGFHNPFRVEYDVVNIGDLKVFDSGAVVDADSLVSARLLKSASRPLKILGGGELDRALTVKAAAFSAEAKAKIEAAGGKTEVV, encoded by the coding sequence ATGAAAGAACACGAGCTATTTCCTTCGCCCGGAGCATCAAAAAACCGCAAGCGGGTCGGCAGAGGTGATGCCTCGGGGCACGGGAACTATTCCGGGCGCGGCTACAAAGGCCAGAAGGCCAGAGCCGGCGGGCGGATCCGCCCCGGTTTTGAAGGCGGCCAGAACCCGCTTATCAAGAAGCTGCCGCAGAAGCGGGGTTTCCACAATCCATTCCGTGTTGAATACGATGTAGTTAATATCGGCGACCTGAAGGTATTTGACAGCGGCGCAGTCGTCGACGCCGACAGCCTGGTAAGCGCGCGGTTGCTTAAATCGGCCAGCCGGCCGCTCAAAATTCTTGGCGGCGGTGAACTGGATAGGGCTTTAACGGTAAAAGCCGCTGCTTTTAGCGCCGAGGCTAAAGCCAAGATTGAAGCCGCCGGTGGTAAAACAGAGGTAGTGTAA
- the secY gene encoding preprotein translocase subunit SecY: MPEKSNRPKLLQAMVDAFSLPDLRRRILITIGILAAFRVIAHVPMPGVDSQALAELMEGNAVLGMLDIFSGGALRNFSLVALGVYPYITASIVMTLMTPIIPFLQRLSQEGEAGRNKINLITHWMTVPLAALGGWGQLVLLQREGVVAASDPLVTVTIIISLTAGTLFLVWLGEQITQYGIGNGVSIIIFAGIVAGLPQLIGQGFLAREQFLGLGVYLLIALATTILIVIFTEAHRRIPVQYAKTVIKSGRMYRQSGASHIPLRVNTAGMIPLIFASALVIFPGTIASYFMNPAGSDPNFWNTIYTWFNPNTELPVGAFYWVMFFLLTIAFAFFYTMVVFEQQDLPGTLQKQGGFIPGIRPGKQTATYLNSVIRNITWGGALFLATVAIMPFLAREITSVQTLQLSSFGMLIVVGVVLDTMKQLEAQLVMRRYEGFIK, from the coding sequence ATGCCGGAGAAATCAAACCGCCCCAAGTTGCTCCAGGCGATGGTTGACGCTTTCAGCCTGCCGGATCTCCGGAGGCGTATCCTTATCACCATCGGTATTCTGGCGGCGTTCCGAGTAATTGCCCATGTACCGATGCCGGGCGTCGATTCCCAGGCGCTGGCCGAGTTGATGGAAGGAAATGCCGTCCTCGGCATGCTCGACATCTTTTCCGGCGGCGCACTCAGAAACTTCAGTCTGGTAGCCCTGGGCGTTTATCCGTATATCACCGCCAGCATCGTGATGACGCTGATGACGCCGATCATCCCGTTCCTGCAGCGGCTGTCACAGGAAGGCGAAGCCGGGCGCAACAAGATCAACTTGATTACTCACTGGATGACAGTGCCGCTGGCGGCGTTGGGCGGCTGGGGGCAGCTGGTCCTTCTGCAGCGCGAAGGCGTGGTGGCGGCTTCCGACCCCCTGGTGACAGTAACCATTATTATTTCGCTGACCGCGGGGACATTGTTCTTGGTCTGGCTGGGCGAACAGATTACCCAGTACGGCATAGGTAACGGCGTGTCCATAATCATCTTCGCCGGCATCGTTGCCGGACTGCCGCAGCTTATCGGTCAGGGTTTCCTGGCCCGCGAGCAGTTCCTAGGCCTGGGGGTCTATCTGCTCATCGCTCTGGCGACTACCATCCTCATCGTTATCTTTACTGAAGCACATCGACGGATACCGGTACAGTATGCCAAAACCGTCATCAAGAGCGGCCGGATGTACCGTCAGAGCGGCGCTTCCCACATCCCGCTCAGGGTCAACACCGCCGGCATGATCCCGCTGATCTTCGCTTCGGCGCTGGTCATCTTTCCCGGCACTATCGCCAGCTACTTCATGAATCCGGCTGGAAGCGATCCCAATTTTTGGAACACTATCTATACCTGGTTCAATCCCAATACCGAACTGCCGGTCGGGGCATTTTACTGGGTAATGTTCTTCCTGTTAACCATAGCTTTCGCCTTTTTCTATACCATGGTCGTTTTCGAGCAGCAAGACCTGCCAGGCACTCTGCAGAAGCAGGGGGGCTTTATTCCCGGCATCCGCCCCGGCAAACAGACGGCGACCTACCTGAACTCGGTGATCCGCAATATCACCTGGGGAGGCGCCCTGTTCCTGGCAACAGTGGCCATCATGCCCTTCCTGGCCCGGGAGATTACCAGCGTCCAGACACTGCAGTTGTCGAGCTTCGGTATGCTTATCGTTGTAGGCGTGGTACTCGATACCATGAAGCAACTTGAGGCTCAACTGGTAATGAGGCGGTACGAAGGCTTTATAAAATAG
- a CDS encoding adenylate kinase, producing the protein MYNAVFLGAPGAGKGTQAAVVAERMGFAHLATGDLFRKHIAAGDELGRRVKSYLDKGQLVPDEVTVAMVLGRMGQLADKGGVILDGFPRTLSQAEALDRALAATGGTVSRVVYLAVPEAELVKRLSDRWICRGCQAPYTAADKAASNTCRRCGGELYQRTDDTPETVRKRLEVYFKETSPLVEYYRQAGILAEVDGTGEVSEVTGRIAAVLS; encoded by the coding sequence ATGTATAATGCAGTTTTTCTGGGCGCACCGGGCGCCGGCAAAGGGACTCAGGCCGCGGTAGTGGCTGAGAGAATGGGTTTTGCTCACCTTGCCACCGGAGACCTGTTCCGCAAACATATCGCGGCCGGCGACGAACTGGGGCGGCGGGTTAAATCGTACCTTGACAAGGGGCAGTTGGTGCCCGATGAAGTTACCGTTGCGATGGTGCTTGGCCGCATGGGTCAACTAGCCGATAAGGGCGGAGTCATCCTTGACGGCTTCCCCCGGACGCTGTCACAGGCCGAGGCTCTCGACCGGGCGCTGGCAGCCACCGGCGGGACAGTCAGCCGGGTAGTTTACCTGGCGGTGCCTGAGGCGGAGCTGGTAAAAAGGTTGTCCGACCGCTGGATTTGCCGCGGCTGCCAGGCTCCGTACACCGCCGCCGATAAAGCGGCGTCCAACACTTGCCGCCGGTGCGGAGGCGAACTGTACCAGCGCACCGACGACACGCCGGAAACAGTAAGAAAGAGGCTTGAAGTATATTTTAAAGAGACGTCTCCACTCGTCGAGTACTATCGGCAGGCCGGGATCTTGGCTGAAGTCGATGGTACCGGCGAAGTCTCGGAGGTAACCGGCCGCATTGCAGCAGTTTTATCTTAA
- the map gene encoding type I methionyl aminopeptidase, which translates to MGIIIKSDREIAIMRRAGRIIGTTLEELRNRLKPGMKTAELDKIAEEMLRKMGAAPSFKGYHGFPASLCVSVNEEIVHGIPGDRILKEGDLVSLDLGAVVEGFQADAAISAGVGQVSAEVEDLIRATADSLTKGLAAARDGNHLGDIGEAVENCAKRHGFNVVKNYGGHGIGRSMHEDPHIPNFGRSGSGPKLRKGMTLAIEPMLSAGSCENKVGADAWTVVTADGKLAAHAEHTIAITAGEAEVLTLAR; encoded by the coding sequence ATGGGAATAATTATAAAATCGGATAGAGAGATCGCCATCATGCGGCGTGCCGGTAGGATCATCGGCACGACCCTTGAGGAGTTGAGGAATAGATTAAAGCCGGGTATGAAAACGGCCGAGTTGGATAAGATAGCAGAAGAGATGCTGCGAAAGATGGGTGCCGCACCCTCGTTCAAGGGCTATCACGGCTTCCCGGCGTCGTTATGCGTGTCCGTCAATGAAGAAATCGTTCACGGCATTCCCGGTGATCGGATTCTCAAGGAGGGCGACCTGGTATCACTCGATTTGGGAGCTGTGGTTGAAGGCTTTCAGGCTGACGCCGCCATTTCCGCCGGTGTCGGGCAAGTGTCGGCTGAGGTTGAAGACCTGATCAGAGCCACCGCCGATTCATTGACCAAGGGACTTGCCGCGGCGCGGGATGGCAATCACCTGGGCGATATCGGTGAAGCGGTCGAGAATTGCGCCAAACGGCACGGTTTCAATGTCGTTAAAAACTACGGCGGTCACGGCATCGGACGCTCGATGCACGAGGACCCGCATATTCCGAATTTCGGGAGATCCGGCAGCGGGCCGAAACTCAGGAAAGGGATGACACTGGCTATCGAACCGATGCTGAGCGCCGGCAGCTGCGAAAATAAAGTCGGCGCCGATGCCTGGACAGTGGTCACCGCCGATGGGAAACTGGCAGCTCACGCAGAACACACCATAGCGATAACCGCGGGCGAAGCCGAGGTTCTGACCCTCGCCCGGTAA
- the infA gene encoding translation initiation factor IF-1 — protein MPKKDAIEVEGTVLEALPNASFRVELANGHEVLAHISGKMRVHYIRILPGDRVLVELSPYDLTRGRVTYRFKS, from the coding sequence ATGCCGAAGAAAGATGCTATTGAAGTTGAAGGGACAGTGCTGGAAGCGCTGCCCAACGCCAGCTTCCGGGTGGAACTGGCTAACGGGCACGAAGTGCTGGCCCATATCTCGGGAAAAATGAGGGTGCATTATATCAGAATACTGCCCGGCGACAGGGTATTAGTCGAATTATCGCCGTATGATTTAACCCGCGGCAGGGTTACCTACCGCTTCAAGTCGTAA
- the rpmJ gene encoding 50S ribosomal protein L36 yields the protein MKVKASVKPRCEKCKIVRREGVVRNICTNVKHKQRQG from the coding sequence GTGAAAGTCAAAGCTTCAGTTAAGCCCCGTTGTGAAAAGTGCAAGATCGTACGGCGTGAAGGCGTGGTCAGGAATATCTGCACCAACGTCAAGCACAAGCAGCGCCAGGGTTAG
- the rpsM gene encoding 30S ribosomal protein S13 yields the protein MARIAGVDIPQNKQVLFSLPYIYGIGPTLAGQILERLKIDPTVKVSALTEEELNRIREVVDKEFRVEGDLRKEISLNVKRLIDIGSYRGLRHRRSLPVNGQRTRTNARTRRGPRKTVAGRGQKRGAAKK from the coding sequence ATGGCACGTATCGCCGGTGTAGATATTCCGCAAAACAAGCAGGTATTGTTCTCCCTGCCGTATATTTACGGCATCGGGCCAACGCTTGCCGGACAGATCCTCGAGCGGTTGAAGATCGACCCGACCGTTAAAGTGTCGGCGCTGACCGAGGAAGAACTCAACCGGATCCGCGAAGTTGTCGACAAGGAATTCCGTGTTGAAGGCGACCTGCGCAAAGAAATATCATTGAATGTAAAACGTCTGATAGATATCGGCTCCTACCGCGGGCTGCGGCATCGCCGTAGTCTGCCGGTGAACGGCCAGCGCACCCGAACCAACGCGCGCACCCGCCGCGGGCCTCGGAAGACCGTAGCCGGTCGCGGCCAGAAACGCGGCGCCGCCAAGAAGTAA
- the rpsK gene encoding 30S ribosomal protein S11, producing MATKKRVGVKKKEKRLIPVGKAFIQATFNNTIVTLADPQGNVLATTSSGNAGFKGSRKGTPYAAQMAAQNCAKKAMESGLRQIEVFVKGPGSGREAAIRSLQASGLIVTGIRDVTPIPHNGCRPPKRRRV from the coding sequence GTGGCAACCAAAAAACGCGTTGGCGTTAAGAAAAAAGAAAAGCGGCTGATACCGGTCGGCAAAGCCTTTATCCAGGCGACGTTCAACAACACTATCGTCACCCTGGCCGACCCGCAGGGTAATGTCCTGGCGACCACCAGTTCCGGGAACGCCGGCTTTAAAGGTTCGCGAAAAGGCACTCCCTACGCCGCCCAGATGGCCGCCCAGAACTGCGCCAAAAAGGCGATGGAAAGCGGCTTGCGCCAGATTGAAGTGTTTGTAAAGGGGCCTGGTTCGGGGCGAGAAGCCGCCATTCGGTCGCTGCAGGCTTCCGGGCTGATTGTCACCGGCATCCGCGACGTCACCCCGATCCCGCACAACGGTTGCCGTCCTCCCAAGAGAAGGAGGGTGTAA
- the rpsD gene encoding 30S ribosomal protein S4, whose amino-acid sequence MARYYLAVCRQCRRSGEKLMLKGNKCFSKCTFDKRPKPPGPQPARPRRLSDRGTQLREKQKIRYSFGMLEREFRRFFAEAERQPGVTGDSLMLLLERRLDNVVYRSGLADSRAQARQVVRHGHINVGGKNVDIPSYLVKESDVITFKEQSTKTGYYQKVLEVIGSKMTPGWLAIDKKTLACKVVSLPTPGDLDMKLDAQAAVEYYSR is encoded by the coding sequence ATGGCGAGATATTATTTGGCAGTTTGCCGGCAATGCCGGCGCAGCGGCGAAAAGCTGATGCTTAAAGGCAACAAATGTTTCAGCAAATGCACCTTTGACAAGCGTCCCAAGCCGCCCGGGCCGCAGCCGGCACGGCCGCGGCGTCTTTCGGATCGCGGCACCCAGCTTCGAGAGAAGCAGAAGATACGCTATTCTTTCGGTATGCTCGAGCGCGAATTCCGGCGTTTTTTTGCCGAAGCCGAACGTCAGCCCGGTGTCACCGGCGACTCCTTGATGCTCCTGTTGGAACGCCGGTTGGACAATGTCGTCTATCGGTCAGGTCTGGCTGATTCCCGGGCTCAAGCTCGGCAGGTGGTACGTCACGGTCATATAAACGTCGGCGGTAAGAACGTTGACATCCCGTCCTACCTGGTAAAAGAATCTGACGTAATCACTTTTAAAGAACAGAGCACCAAGACCGGGTATTACCAGAAAGTACTCGAGGTTATCGGGTCCAAGATGACTCCCGGCTGGTTGGCGATTGATAAAAAGACTCTCGCCTGCAAAGTGGTTTCTTTACCGACCCCTGGCGATCTCGACATGAAGCTCGACGCTCAGGCCGCGGTGGAGTACTACTCCCGTTAA
- a CDS encoding DNA-directed RNA polymerase subunit alpha, whose translation MSEIAQPVIEIRSAHGSDFAHFVVEPLDKGFGTTLGNALRRVLLSSLPGAAVTQVRIEGVQHEFSPLPKAKEDTIDFLLNLKGLRLKAVSGRPGRLILDVKGKRKVTAGDIEPSSDFTVANPDLYLLTMDDKDAHFYVEMDVEIDRGYRLADSKENPTVGTIPQDAIFSPVEKVNYTTEPVHLGQETSYERLHLQVWTDGTVSPSEAVVQSANILLKQFAPFASLGGMPFPISEKRVEKLTIPEEKFNMPIEQLDLSVRSLNCLRQSAWRKRRRAG comes from the coding sequence GTGTCAGAAATCGCTCAGCCAGTAATTGAAATAAGAAGCGCTCACGGCAGTGACTTTGCCCATTTTGTGGTCGAACCGCTGGACAAAGGCTTCGGCACCACTCTGGGTAACGCCCTGCGGCGGGTGCTCCTGTCGTCGCTGCCCGGCGCCGCCGTCACGCAGGTGCGTATTGAAGGCGTTCAGCATGAATTTTCACCGCTGCCCAAAGCCAAGGAAGATACCATCGATTTCCTGCTCAATCTTAAGGGTTTACGCCTTAAAGCTGTTTCCGGACGCCCGGGGCGGCTCATCCTGGATGTCAAAGGGAAGCGTAAAGTCACGGCCGGTGATATTGAGCCATCATCAGATTTCACTGTGGCTAACCCGGATTTATACCTGTTGACGATGGATGACAAAGACGCTCATTTTTACGTCGAGATGGATGTAGAGATTGACCGGGGTTATCGCCTGGCCGATTCAAAGGAAAATCCGACAGTCGGCACGATCCCGCAGGATGCCATCTTCAGCCCGGTGGAAAAGGTAAATTACACCACTGAGCCGGTACACCTGGGTCAGGAAACGAGCTACGAACGGCTGCACCTTCAGGTGTGGACCGACGGTACCGTCAGTCCCTCCGAAGCGGTGGTGCAATCCGCAAATATTTTGCTCAAGCAATTCGCGCCGTTCGCCAGTCTCGGGGGCATGCCGTTTCCCATCAGCGAGAAGCGGGTTGAAAAACTGACCATCCCTGAAGAGAAGTTCAATATGCCGATCGAGCAACTTGACCTGTCGGTACGGTCGTTGAATTGTTTGAGGCAATCAGCCTGGCGAAAGCGCCGTCGCGCCGGTTGA
- the rplQ gene encoding 50S ribosomal protein L17 produces the protein MRHGLVTKRFDRDKGQREALFRGLVTDLLKYEKITTTESRAKEIRKVAEKMVTLGKKGNLSARRQAAAYLYEEAVVDRLFGEMAKRYADRSGGYTRVVKIGPRAGDGAAEAIVEFVK, from the coding sequence ATGCGACACGGATTAGTTACCAAACGGTTTGACCGCGACAAGGGCCAACGCGAAGCCCTGTTTCGCGGCCTAGTGACCGACCTGTTAAAATACGAGAAAATCACCACCACCGAATCCCGGGCTAAGGAAATCCGCAAGGTTGCCGAAAAAATGGTTACCTTAGGTAAAAAAGGCAACCTCTCCGCCAGGCGGCAGGCCGCGGCTTACCTATATGAAGAAGCGGTGGTTGATAGGCTTTTCGGTGAAATGGCCAAACGTTACGCTGACCGCTCAGGCGGCTATACTCGCGTTGTTAAAATCGGACCACGGGCAGGCGACGGCGCCGCCGAAGCGATCGTCGAGTTCGTCAAATAG
- the truA gene encoding tRNA pseudouridine(38-40) synthase TruA: MTGDIKTKVALIIEYDGTRFLGSQCQPKAATVQSEVESAIEKLTGEKLRVMLSSRTDTGVSALGQVASFRTGSSLAPERIIGGLNHYLPQDIAIKAAYRIPDDLEVRRAAVSREYLYRIWNEPERSPLNERFRHRVAPRLDERAMDAAAKLLVGTHDLKAFGSAGRGPERSTVRTVYDANVSRNGAEVTFRIVASSFLTHQVRNTVGALIKVGAGNLTVEEFKGLLSINAPGKAGPAAPGKGLCLIKINYRKDLGDYNENT; this comes from the coding sequence TTGACCGGCGATATTAAAACCAAAGTAGCTTTAATAATTGAATATGACGGCACGCGGTTCCTTGGTTCTCAGTGCCAGCCGAAAGCGGCCACGGTACAATCTGAGGTAGAGTCAGCAATTGAGAAGCTGACCGGCGAGAAGCTCCGGGTAATGCTTTCAAGCCGTACCGACACCGGTGTTTCGGCTCTGGGTCAGGTTGCCAGTTTCCGAACCGGATCATCGTTAGCACCGGAACGGATCATCGGGGGACTGAACCACTACCTGCCGCAGGACATCGCGATAAAGGCCGCGTATCGGATTCCAGACGACCTGGAAGTGCGGCGGGCGGCAGTCAGCCGGGAGTACCTCTATCGTATCTGGAACGAACCGGAGCGATCGCCGCTTAACGAGCGGTTTCGCCACCGGGTGGCGCCGAGGCTTGATGAGAGAGCGATGGACGCCGCCGCCAAGCTTCTGGTCGGCACCCACGACCTGAAAGCTTTCGGCAGTGCCGGAAGAGGGCCGGAGCGGAGTACGGTACGCACCGTCTACGACGCTAATGTTAGCCGTAACGGGGCTGAAGTGACGTTCAGGATCGTAGCCAGCTCCTTTCTGACCCATCAGGTCAGGAACACAGTAGGCGCCCTGATTAAGGTCGGGGCGGGTAATCTGACCGTTGAGGAGTTTAAAGGACTGTTATCGATTAATGCACCTGGCAAGGCTGGTCCGGCAGCGCCGGGCAAGGGGCTTTGTCTTATTAAGATCAACTACCGGAAAGATTTGGGAGATTACAATGAAAACACTTAG
- the rplM gene encoding 50S ribosomal protein L13 translates to MKTLSVKAGDITREWHVIDAEGKVLGQVAAQAAKLLMGKHKPIFCRHLDCGDGVVIINAGKIIFTGKKGTDKFYYRHSGYPGGFRQESLNQMLEKKPTFPLEHAIRGMLPRNRLGSAMFRKLRVYAGAEHPHLAQVSTAAEAK, encoded by the coding sequence ATGAAAACACTTAGCGTCAAAGCGGGGGACATCACCCGCGAATGGCATGTTATCGATGCCGAAGGTAAAGTTCTGGGGCAGGTGGCGGCTCAAGCTGCCAAACTGTTAATGGGGAAGCACAAGCCGATTTTCTGCCGGCACCTGGACTGCGGCGACGGCGTCGTCATCATCAACGCCGGCAAGATAATCTTCACTGGCAAAAAAGGCACCGACAAGTTCTACTACCGCCACTCCGGCTATCCGGGCGGGTTTCGCCAGGAGAGCTTGAATCAGATGCTTGAAAAAAAGCCGACCTTCCCGCTGGAACACGCCATCCGCGGCATGCTGCCACGCAACCGTCTGGGTTCAGCTATGTTCAGGAAGTTGCGTGTTTATGCCGGCGCCGAGCACCCGCACCTGGCTCAGGTGTCGACCGCCGCCGAGGCCAAATAA
- the rpsI gene encoding 30S ribosomal protein S9, with amino-acid sequence MEKKNYFQGTGRRKSAVAQVRLTPGKGAIVVDGKPFEEIFNRPEYVRTVMKPLEVTETINKFSVMVKLSGGGVSGQSDAIAMGLSRALIAVDDKNKAVLRQNGLLTRDPRTKERKKAGLKRARKAPQYTKR; translated from the coding sequence ATGGAAAAGAAGAACTACTTTCAGGGCACCGGCCGTCGTAAGTCAGCGGTAGCCCAGGTGCGCCTTACTCCGGGCAAAGGCGCCATCGTCGTCGACGGAAAACCGTTCGAGGAGATCTTCAACCGGCCGGAATACGTCAGGACGGTGATGAAGCCTCTCGAGGTTACCGAGACAATCAATAAATTCTCGGTCATGGTTAAGCTGTCCGGCGGCGGCGTTTCCGGGCAGAGCGATGCCATCGCCATGGGACTGTCTCGCGCGCTAATAGCCGTTGACGATAAAAACAAAGCCGTGCTGCGTCAGAACGGTCTGCTGACCCGGGACCCGCGGACTAAAGAGCGGAAGAAAGCCGGCCTCAAGCGAGCCCGCAAGGCGCCTCAGTACACCAAGCGTTAA